Proteins co-encoded in one Fusarium musae strain F31 chromosome 3, whole genome shotgun sequence genomic window:
- a CDS encoding hypothetical protein (EggNog:ENOG41) — MRITKKQRLIATICISFSFFAAELAVGFYTRSIALIADAFHYLSDLIGIVVALIALMSLTGLAHIPMDHHNHRHTTMSVKGPGRDLGMLGVFIHVLGDAINNIGVIIAAVLIWQLKGEGRYYADPAVGVFISLMILLSAIPLVKKSGAILLQTAPEGVNPEDVKRDIEMIPGIISVHELHIWRLDQRKFVASAHIAVDSRTVQGFADKAKIIMECLHAYGVHSATLQPEVLEASPVIMPDSGPGSQDQATSIDANHSVCRTQRPRGSEQECQVICGSSCEGLRCCAPVHPE; from the exons ATGAGAATCACAAAGAAGCAGAGGCTGATAGCCACGATCtgtatctctttctctttctttgcaGCTGAATTGGCTG TTGGGTTCTATACTCGCTCGATCGCATTGATCGCCGATGCTTTTCACTAC CTTAGTGATCTCATCGGAATAGTTGTCGCTCTAATAGCGTTGATG AGCTTGACAGGTTTGGCACAC ATTCCCATGGACCACCATAATCATAGGCACACAACTATGTCCGTGAAGGGCCCAGGAAGGGACTTGGGTATGCTTGGCGTTTTCATTCATGTTCTAGGAGatgccatcaacaacatcggaGTCATCATTGCGGCAGTTCTGATCTGGCAACTCAAAGGAGAAGGTCGATACTACGCGGACCCAGCAGTGGGAGTCTTCATCTCACTCATGATTCTCCTATCAGCTATACCTTTAGTCAAGAAAAGCGGCGCTATTCTACTACAAACTGCGCCTGAAGGCGTCAACCCTGAGGACGTCAAACGTGACATTGAGATG ATCCCTGGCATCATATCGGTGCACGAGCTGCATATCTGGCGCCTGGACCAACGCAAATTTGTCGCCTCTGCCCACATCGCCGTCGATAGTAGAACTGTCCAGGGCTTTGCAGACAAGGCTAAGATCATCATGGAGTGTCTCCACGCATACGGGGTTCACTCAGCAACCCTACAGCCTGAGGTTCTCGAAGCGAGCCCCGTGATCATGCCTGACAGTGGCCCAGGGTCTCAGGACCAGGCAACTTCGATCGACGCCAATCACAGTGTATGCAGAACTCAACGGCCGCGAGGAAGTGAGCAAGAATGCCAGGTGATTTGCGGCAGCTCGTGTGAGGGGCTGAGGTGCTGTGCACCAGTGCACCCTGAGTGA
- a CDS encoding hypothetical protein (EggNog:ENOG41~BUSCO:EOG09263E49), whose product MNPSLISKAAGPARVLAQNAPKIQCLRKGAQLHTAAWRAGSQNRSSLRKRTRAPSAKRLFHATNAVQQKDPYQALGVSKSASAGEIKKAYYGLAKKFHPDTNKDPQAKDKFADIQSAYEILSDPKKREQYDQFGAAGFDPSGGGAPGSGGGGFGGGHPFSGFGGFGTQGGFGGFGGQGGFGGGVNFEDIFSAFTGQQGFGRRGRQQAHQQEILVGDNVEVQATISFMEAAKGTSKTISLTPLSTCGTCKGNGLKADTSRSACGACDGTGTRVHFMQGGFQMASTCGTCDGTGTIIPKGAECKTCSGDGVVRERKSITVDIPAGIEDGMRLRVDGAGDAPATGRSSDPNARGQNGDLYVFIRVTKDPKFRRDGSNILYTANIPLTTALLGGHAEIPTLDGTVNVKVATGTNTGDKITLPGMGMKRLGSRRGVNGDLRVEYRVSMPKYLTANQRTIVELLADEMGDKTAKRVMGVGSSRDPNDPESHKNEGFLKSLWHTLTNNPAHQKASEDSSKNDDSSKKSDDKDKN is encoded by the exons ATGAATCCTAGTTTGATATCGAAGGCCGCCGGTCCTGCGCGTGTGCTGGCGCAAAATGCACCTAAGATTCAGTGCTTAAGGAAAGGTGCCCAGCTTCACACTGCGGCATGGCGGGCCGGCTCTCAAAACCGATCttccttgaggaagaggactcGAGCTCCTTCAGCGAAGCGG TTGTTCCATGCTACAAATGCCGTCCAGCAGAAGGATCCTTACCAAGCTCTTGGTGTTAGTAAGAGCGCATCGGCCGGCGAAATTAAGAAGGCATACTACGGCCTAGCGAAAAAGTTCCATCCCGATACGAATAAGGATCCCCAGGCCAAGGATAAGTTCGCCGATATTCAATCCGCATACGAGATTCTCTCCGACCCCAAGAAGCGCGAGCAGTACGACCAATTCGGCGCCGCTGGCTTCGATCCCAGCGGGGGAGGTGCACCGGGTAGTGGCGGTGGTGGTTTCGGTGGAGGGCATCCATTCTCTGGCTTCGGAGGTTTTGGTACGCAAGGAGGTTTCGGCGGCTTCGGCGGACAGGGAGGTTTTGGAGGCGGCGTCAACTTCGAGGATATCTTTTCAGCATTTACCGGACAACAAGGCTTTGGCCGCCGCGGACGACAGCAAGCTCATCAGCAGGAGATCTTGGTCGGTGACAATGTCGAAGTTCAAGCTACTATAAGTTTTATGGAGGCGGCGAAAGGCACCAGCAAGACGATTTCGCTCACACCTCTCAGCACATGCGGTACATGCAAGGGTAACGGTCTGAAGGCCGACACATCGAGGAGTGCCTGCGGTGCTTGTGATGGAACTGGCACTCGAGTACACTTCATGCAAGGTGGCTTCCAAATGGCATCTACTTGCGGAACTTGTGATGGCACTGGTACGATTATTCCCAAGGGAGCTGAGTGCAAGACATGCTCAGGAGATGGCGTTGTGAGGGAGAGAAAGTCTATCACGGTGGATATCCCTGCCGGTATCGAGGACGGCATGCGACTTCGAGTTGACGGTGCTGGTGACGCGCCTGCTACTGGCCGATCTTCCGACCCTAATGCTCGTGGCCAGAACGGAGATCTATACGTCTTTATCCGAGTCACCAAGGACCCCAAGTTCCGCCGAGACGGCTCTAACATTCTTTACACTGCCAATATTCCTCTTACAACAGCCTTACTCGGTGGCCATGCAGAAATCCCTACTCTGGATGGAACAGTCAATGTCAAGGTTGCCACTGGCACCAACACTGGTGACAAGATCACACTTCCCGGCATGGGAATGAAGCGTCTCGGTTCACGACGTGGTGTCAACGGTGATCTCCGTGTCGAATACCGAGTTAGCATGCCCAAATATTTGACAGCTAACCAGCGAACTATTGTTGAGTTGCTTGCCGACGAGATGGGTGATAAGACCGCCAAGCGCGTGATGGGCGTTGGTTCTTCCAG GGACCCAAATGACCCTGAATCGCACAAGAACGAGGGCTTCCTCAAATCGCTTTGGCACACACTGACCAACAATCCCGCTCACCAAAAGGCGAGTGAGGATTCAAGCAAGAATGATGACTCAAGCAAGAAATCTGATGATAAGGATAAGAACTAA
- the DBP10 gene encoding ATP-dependent RNA helicase dbp10 (EggNog:ENOG41), producing the protein MPQRGVSPTPSDGEIDIFGSLYPGDGEDENGANDGGADFDFDGLLNAPEPGNDDNDEAFIALQQAASFRKASNLKGRTVKKGGGFQAMGLNSNLLKAITRKGFSVPTPIQRKAIPLILDRKDLVGMARTGSGKTAAFVIPMIERLRAHSARFGTRALILSPSRELAIQTLKVVKEFSRGTDLKCVLLVGGDSLEEQFGSMAANPDIVIATPGRFLHLKVEMSLDLSSIKYVVFDEADRLFEMGFAAQLTEILHALPPSRQSLLFSATLPASLVEFARAGLQDPSLVRLDAETKVSPDLESAFFSVKGAEKEGSLLHILHDVIKMPVGAPVSAEDSEAGSKKRKRGADGSSGKPTEHSTIIFTATKHHVEYLANLLIYAGFAVSYVYGSLDQTARRIQVEDFRRGKTNILVVTDVAARGIDIPVLANVINFDFPPQPKVFVHRVGRTARAGQRGWSYSLVRDTDAPYLLDLQLFLGKRLVIGQEAKNPSFSDDVVVGALKRDPVEAQVEWFNKALYESEDISALRGVAIKAEKLYLRTRNSAAGSSAKRSKELVGSEGWTQLHALFGEDVDGAEQARANMLARISGFRPQETIFEIGGRRDKGTTEAAEVMKQLRKRITPRRQTEKKDHDDFDGIDDDVPVGAEVEAMSDEDEDQMDVDEAAEESDDGLEVTVSNTNPKKGQTDWRDSEVFMSYTPRTFNAAEERGYGVSSGGQDSSNFVEAARGVTMDLTNDENAKSFGEPTRSKMRWDKKSKKYVSRENDDDGSKGAKMIRGESGVKIAASFQSGRFDKWKRANRLGKLPHVGEAERPGGASHVAHIPSGVRYKHKQERAPKEADKYRDDFQVRKKRVDEAREKRVGRFRDGMGSKKELKGRDDVRKARQEKEKKRLKNARPARKK; encoded by the exons ATGCCACAACGCGGCGTCTCACCGACCCCTTCTGATGGAGAGATTGATATCTTTGGATCGTTATACCCCGGCGACGGCGAAGACGAGAACGGCGCCAACGATGGCGGCGCGGACTTCGACTTCGATGGCCTGTTAAACGCCCCAGAGCCCGGCAACGATGACAACGATGAGGCATTCATCGCCCTTCAACAGGCGGCTTCTTTTCGAAAAGCTTCGAATCTCAAGGGCAGGACAGTCAAGAAGGGTGGAGGTTTCCAGGCAATGG GTCTGAACAGCAATCTCCTAAAGGCCATCACACGGAAAGGTTTCTCGGTCCCAACTCCAATCCAACGTAAAGCCATTCCTTTGATTCTAGACAGAAAAGATTTGGTCGGCATGGCCAGAACAGGTTCCGGAAAGACAGCAGCCTTCGTTATTCCTATGATCGAACGATTGCGTGCTCACAGCGCCAGGTTCGGAACACGAGCGCTTATCCTTTCGCCTTCTCGAGAACTCGCGATCCAGACTTTGAAGGTTGTGAAGGAATTCAGCAGAGGGACCGACTTAAAATGCGTTTtgcttgttggtggtgatagCTTGGAGGAACAGTTCGGATCTATGGCCGCCAATCCCGATATTGTGATCGCAACACCTGGACGATTCCTTCATTTGAAGGTCGAGATGTCTTTGGACCTCTCTTCTATCAAATACGTGGTTTTTGACGAAGCTGATCGCTTGTTTGAAATGGGGTTTGCGGCACAGTTAACAGAAATTCTTCATGCACTTCCGCCTTCACGACAAAGTTTGCTCTTCTCGGCGACATTGCCTGCCTCTTTGGTTGAGTTCGCTCGCGCCGGCTTACAAGATCCAAGTCTTGTGCGACTTGATGCCGAGACAAAGGTCTCTCCTGATCTCGAGAGCGCTTTCTTCTCTGTCAAGGGTGCCGAAAAGGAGGGATCTTTGCTGCATATCCTCCACGACGTTATTAAGATGCCAGTCGGTGCCCCAGTGAGCGCAGAGGACTCCGAAGCGGGATCCAAGAAGCGAAAACGGGGTGCTGACGGTTCAAGTGGCAAGCCTACCGAGCATTCCACAATCATCTTTACAGCAACCAAGCATCACGTCGAGTACCTCGCCAACTTATTGATTTACGCTGGTTTCGCTGTCTCCTATGTCTACGGATCCCTTGACCAGACTGCACGAAGAATTCAGGTTGAAGATTTTCGAAGAGGCAAGACAAACATTCTTGTCGTTACTGACGTTGCTGCACGTGGTATCGATATTCCAGTTCTTGCCAACGTCATCAACTTCGACTTTCCTCCCCAGCCCAAGGTTTTCGTTCATCGAGTTGGTCGTACTGCGCGAGCAGGCCAACGGGGTTGGAGTTACAGTCTTGTGAGAGATACTGACGCTCCTtatcttcttgaccttcagcTGTTCCTTGGCAAGAGACTTGTCATTGGCCAGGAGGCTAAGAATCCATCATTTTCAGATGATGTGGTTGTTGGTGCATTAAAACGAGACCCTGTAGAAGCTCAGGTAGAATGGTTTAACAAAGCTTTGTACGAAAGTGAGGACATCTCAGCGCTACGAGGAGTTGCTATCAAAGCAGAGAAGCTCTACTTGAGAACAAGGAACTCGGCAGCTGGTTCAAGTGCGAAGCGATCGAAGGAGTTGGTCGGAAGTGAGGGTTGGACACAACTTCATGCACTCTTTGgggaggatgttgatggaGCTGAACAAGCGCGAGCCAATATGTTGGCTAGAATCAGTGGTTTCAGGCCTCAGGAGACCATTTTTGAGATCGGTGGACGCCGGGACAAGGGAACTACTGAAGCTGCCGAAGTAATGAAGCAGTTGAGAAAGAGAATTACGCCACGAAGGCaaacagagaagaaggatcacGACGATTTCGATGGCATTGATGACGATGTGCCAGTTGGTGCCGAGGTGGAGGCCATgtccgatgaagatgaagaccaGATGGATGTGGACGAGGCCGCCGAGGAGTCGGATGATGGTTTGGAGGTCACCGTATCAAACACCAACCCAAAGAAGGGGCAGACGGATTGGCGAGACTCAGAAGTTTTCATGTCTTACACGCCTCGGACATTCAACGCCGCCGAGGAACGTGGGTACGGCGTGTCGTCCGGTGGCCAGGACTCTTCCAATTTTGTGGAGGCTGCTCGTGGCGTGACCATGGATCTTACGAATGATGAGAACGCCAAGAGCTTCGGCGAGCCAACTCGCTCAAAGATGCGTTGGgacaagaagtccaagaagtATGTGTCACGGGAGAACGATGATGACGGATCCAAGGGTGCCAAGATGATCCGTGGCGAGAGTGGTGTCAAGATCGCGGCCAGCTTCCAAAGTGGCCGCTTCGACAAGTGGAAGCGTGCCAACCGTCTCGGCAAGCTCCCTCACGTCGGCGAGGCAGAACGTCCTGGCGGTGCCAGCCATGTCGCCCACATTCCCTCCGGTGTCCGCTACAAACACAAGCAGGAGAGGGCGCCAAAGGAGGCAGACAAGTACCGCGACGACTTCCAGGTCCGCAAGAAGCGTGTCGACGAGGCGAGAGAGAAGCGCGTGGGCCGTTTCCGCGACGGTATGGGAAGCAAAAAGGAACTCAAGGGCAGGGACGATGTCCGCAAGGCCAGacaggagaaggagaagaagaggctcaaAAACGCCCGTCCTGCCAGGAAGAAGTGA